From a region of the Helianthus annuus cultivar XRQ/B chromosome 5, HanXRQr2.0-SUNRISE, whole genome shotgun sequence genome:
- the LOC110941958 gene encoding WRKY transcription factor 72A, which translates to MEVDLRKTPQIKQEQHKGDDRHDGKQEDEMQFELTKAELGEVREENQRLRVHLDQIMKEYQTLQKKFQDVYHQQQETSTAIKHNDKPQINEESELVSLSLGRTSSTELVKKDKKCSTPPPTKSATEGLDLGLECGKFELSSTTQAESSVIPPSPDNSLEEAKDEAVTQKPSTPKRNADDQEVLQQNPAKKTRVSVRVRCDTPTMNDGCQWRKYGQKIAKGNPCPRAYYRCTVSPTCPVRKQVQRCPQDMSILITTYEGTHNHQLPVSATAMASTTSAAASMITSGSSTSGSNSTPNPSTSSQRLNFYLNENSKLKPIYLPHSSITPSPSCPTVTLDLTSNTLSTSSPYNYNRSQPLTSIFPPRYSTTNLNFSSLESNATPISWTNGSFNYRENQMGSLNFGSTQTQENIYHSFMQNKPMMGIPTTTQHSLQPDTIEAATRAITSNPNFQSVLQAALTSIIGSGAVGSQGASEKSGQAVKLGDTFPVLSSFPSTSNANKCSTTFINKSMAANTLNSQAAGSNSLQCSSSRSKSTSPETSRDHVV; encoded by the exons ATGGAAGTTGATCTAAGAAAAACGCCCCAAATCAAGCAGGAACAACATAAGGGAGACGATCGCCATGACGGAAAACAAGAG GATGAGATGCAGTTTGAGTTAACCAAAGCTGAATTGGGTGAGGTGAGGGAAGAAAACCAAAGGCTTAGGGTGCACTTGGACCAGATCATGAAGgaataccaaacccttcaaaagaaGTTCCAGGATGTCTACCATCAACAACAAGAAACTTCAACCGCAATCAAGCACAACGACAAACCGCAAATCAACGAGGAATCCGAGCTAGTTTCCCTCAGTCTAGGAAGAACTTCATCGACCGAACTGGTCAAGAAAGATAAGAAATGCTCAACTCCTCCTCCAACCAAAAGTGCAACAGAAGGGTTAGATCTTGGACTAGAGTGTGGAAAATTTGAACTGTCATCCACCACACAAGCCGAATCTTCGGTTATCCCCCCGAGCCCAGATAATAGTTTGGAAGAAGCTAAAGATGAAGCTGTGACACAGAAACCTTCCACTCCGAAGAGAAATGCAGATGATCAAGAGGTTTTGCAACAAAATCCTGCAAAGAAAACTAGGGTTTCTGTTAGGGTTCGATGTGACACCCCAACG ATGAACGATGGATGTCAATGGAGAAAATATGGACAAAAAATTGCGAAAGGGAATCCTTGTCCGCGGGCGTATTATCGTTGCACCGTTTCTCCCACTTGCCCAGTTAGGAAACAG GTACAAAGATGTCCTCAAGATATGTCAATTTTGATCACCACATACGAAGGAACACACAACCACCAGCTTCCGGTTTCCGCCACTGCTATGGCTTCCACCACCTCCGCGGCCGCAAGTATGATAACTTCGGGCTCCTCGACCTCCGGCTCAAACTCAACCCCTAACCCAAGCACCAgttctcaaaggctaaacttttATCTCAATGAGAACTCGAAACTAAAGCCGATTTACTTGCCACATTCTTCGATAACCCCCTCGCCCTCGTGCCCAACCGTCACGCTTGATCTTACTTCAAACACGCTTTCGACATCATCACCTTACAACTATAACCGATCGCAACCACTCACCTCCATTTTCCCACCAAGATATTCAACCACAAacctcaattttagctctttggaGTCTAATGCAACCCCAATTTCTTGGACCAATGGGTCCTTCAACTATAGAGAAAATCAAATGGGGTCCCTCAACTTTGGATCAACACAAACTCAAGAAAACATTTACCATTCTTTCATGCAAAATAAGCCCATGATGGGAATACCAACCACTACTCAACATTCTCTACAACCAGACACCATTGAGGCTGCAACAAGGGCAATCACATCAAACCCTAATTTCCAATCGGTTTTACAAGCGGCACTGACGTCTATAATCGGCAGCGGTGCAGTGGGAAGTCAAGGCGCAAGTGAGAAATCCGGGCAGGCTGTGAAACTGGGAGATACATTTCCAGTGCTTTCGAGCTTTCCTTCAACGTCAAATGCGAATAAATGCTCGACAACCTTCATCAACAAATCAATGGCTGCAAATACATTGAATTCTCAAGCTGCAGGATCAAACTCGTTGCAGTGTTCTAGCTCAAGGAGTAAATCTACTTCCCCAGAAACTAGCAGAGACCATGTCGTCTGA